The following coding sequences are from one Salvia hispanica cultivar TCC Black 2014 chromosome 3, UniMelb_Shisp_WGS_1.0, whole genome shotgun sequence window:
- the LOC125214961 gene encoding uncharacterized protein LOC125214961 isoform X1 translates to MADESETTRKISASSARAHTRKPKSNSPSKSSGIFKKLVLVFFVGILGWAYQATKPPPPKICGSKDGPPVTATRIQLKDGRHLAYNEFGVQKDNAKHKIVLVHGFGACRHDMSLITAGLSPDIVESRGIYIVSFDRPGYGESDPNPSATLRSISSDIEELADQLALGSKFYVAGLSLGGEIVWTCLKYIPHRLAGVALVAPVVNYWWKGIPSNLTAEAYKQLLPQDQWGLRVAHYAPWLNYWWNTQKLFPGVSLISLSPKIFSRQDAELMPRLLSLRQEYVAQVRQQGDFESVHRDLAFAFGKWEFDPTEVRNPFPEGEGSVHLWQGDEDRIVPAILQREIVHRLPWIHYHELRGAGHMFLLADGIADAVIQALVS, encoded by the exons ATGGCGGATGAAAGTGAAACGACCAGGAAAATCTCAGCTTCTTCTGCAAGAGCTCACACTCGCAAACCTAAATCCAACTCTCCTTCAAAAAGTTCAG GGATTTTCAAGAAACTTGTATTGGTTTTCTTTGTGGGGATCTTGGGTTGGGCTTATCAGGCAACGAAGCCTCCCCCGCCGAAGATCTGTGGCTCGAAAGACGGGCCTCCGGTTACAGCTACAAGAATACAGCTCAAGGATGGAAGGCACTTGGCCTACAACGAATTTGGGGTACAAAAGGATAATGCGAAGCACAAGATCGTGCTTGTCCATGGCTTCGGTGCTTGCAGGCATGACATGTCTCTTATAACTGCAGGGCTCTCCCCG GATATTGTTGAAAGCCGAGGGATTTATATTGTTTCGTTTGATCGGCCTGGTTATGGAGAGAGTGATCCTAACCCTTCCGCGACACTTAGAAGCATTTCTTCTGACATCGAGGAGCTTGCTGATCAGTTGGCTTTAGGATCCAAATTTTACGTTGCTGGATTATCCTTGGGTGGGGAGATTGTGTGGACCTGCCTCAAGTACATTCCTCACAG GTTGGCAGGAGTGGCTCTGGTTGCACCAGTGGTGAATTATTGGTGGAAAGGTATTCCTTCGAACCTCACTGCAGAAGCATATAAGCAGCTTCTTCCTCAGGACCAATGGGGGCTTCGTGTAGCTCACTATGCACCGTGGCTTAACTACTGGTGGAACACCCAAAAGCTGTTTCCTGGTGTGAGTCTTATCAGTCTCAGCCCCAAAATTTTCTCTCGTCAAGATGCAGAACTAATGCCAAGGTTGCTCTCTTTACGACAGGAGTATGTG GCTCAGGTAAGGCAGCAGGGTGACTTCGAGTCTGTTCACCGTGATCTGGCATTCGcctttgggaagtgggaattTGACCCAACGGAGGTGAGAAACCCCTTTCCAGAAGGCGAAGGCTCAGTTCACCTGTGGCAGGGTGATGAGGATCGCATCGTCCCTGCCATACTGCAGCGTGAGATCGTCCACCGGCTGCCATGGATTCACTACCACGAGCTACGTGGCGCAGGCCACATGTTTCTATTAGCTGATGGAATAGCTGATGCAGTCATACAAGCACTTGTTTCTTAA
- the LOC125214961 gene encoding uncharacterized protein LOC125214961 isoform X3 codes for MADESETTRKISASSARAHTRKPKSNSPSKSSGIFKKLVLVFFVGILGWAYQATKPPPPKICGSKDGPPVTATRIQLKDGRHLAYNEFGVQKDNAKHKIVLVHGFGACRHDMSLITAGLSPDIVESRGIYIVSFDRPGYGESDPNPSATLRSISSDIEELADQLALGSKFYVAGLSLGGEIVWTCLKYIPHRLAGVALVAPVVNYWWKGIPSNLTAEAYKQLLPQDQWGLRVAHYAPWLNYWWNTQKLFPGVSLISLSPKIFSRQDAELMPRLR; via the exons ATGGCGGATGAAAGTGAAACGACCAGGAAAATCTCAGCTTCTTCTGCAAGAGCTCACACTCGCAAACCTAAATCCAACTCTCCTTCAAAAAGTTCAG GGATTTTCAAGAAACTTGTATTGGTTTTCTTTGTGGGGATCTTGGGTTGGGCTTATCAGGCAACGAAGCCTCCCCCGCCGAAGATCTGTGGCTCGAAAGACGGGCCTCCGGTTACAGCTACAAGAATACAGCTCAAGGATGGAAGGCACTTGGCCTACAACGAATTTGGGGTACAAAAGGATAATGCGAAGCACAAGATCGTGCTTGTCCATGGCTTCGGTGCTTGCAGGCATGACATGTCTCTTATAACTGCAGGGCTCTCCCCG GATATTGTTGAAAGCCGAGGGATTTATATTGTTTCGTTTGATCGGCCTGGTTATGGAGAGAGTGATCCTAACCCTTCCGCGACACTTAGAAGCATTTCTTCTGACATCGAGGAGCTTGCTGATCAGTTGGCTTTAGGATCCAAATTTTACGTTGCTGGATTATCCTTGGGTGGGGAGATTGTGTGGACCTGCCTCAAGTACATTCCTCACAG GTTGGCAGGAGTGGCTCTGGTTGCACCAGTGGTGAATTATTGGTGGAAAGGTATTCCTTCGAACCTCACTGCAGAAGCATATAAGCAGCTTCTTCCTCAGGACCAATGGGGGCTTCGTGTAGCTCACTATGCACCGTGGCTTAACTACTGGTGGAACACCCAAAAGCTGTTTCCTGGTGTGAGTCTTATCAGTCTCAGCCCCAAAATTTTCTCTCGTCAAGATGCAGAACTAATGCCAAG GCTCAGGTAA
- the LOC125214961 gene encoding uncharacterized protein LOC125214961 isoform X2, translated as MKVKRPGKSQLLLQELTLANLNPTLLQKVQATKPPPPKICGSKDGPPVTATRIQLKDGRHLAYNEFGVQKDNAKHKIVLVHGFGACRHDMSLITAGLSPDIVESRGIYIVSFDRPGYGESDPNPSATLRSISSDIEELADQLALGSKFYVAGLSLGGEIVWTCLKYIPHRLAGVALVAPVVNYWWKGIPSNLTAEAYKQLLPQDQWGLRVAHYAPWLNYWWNTQKLFPGVSLISLSPKIFSRQDAELMPRLLSLRQEYVAQVRQQGDFESVHRDLAFAFGKWEFDPTEVRNPFPEGEGSVHLWQGDEDRIVPAILQREIVHRLPWIHYHELRGAGHMFLLADGIADAVIQALVS; from the exons ATGAAAGTGAAACGACCAGGAAAATCTCAGCTTCTTCTGCAAGAGCTCACACTCGCAAACCTAAATCCAACTCTCCTTCAAAAAGTTCAG GCAACGAAGCCTCCCCCGCCGAAGATCTGTGGCTCGAAAGACGGGCCTCCGGTTACAGCTACAAGAATACAGCTCAAGGATGGAAGGCACTTGGCCTACAACGAATTTGGGGTACAAAAGGATAATGCGAAGCACAAGATCGTGCTTGTCCATGGCTTCGGTGCTTGCAGGCATGACATGTCTCTTATAACTGCAGGGCTCTCCCCG GATATTGTTGAAAGCCGAGGGATTTATATTGTTTCGTTTGATCGGCCTGGTTATGGAGAGAGTGATCCTAACCCTTCCGCGACACTTAGAAGCATTTCTTCTGACATCGAGGAGCTTGCTGATCAGTTGGCTTTAGGATCCAAATTTTACGTTGCTGGATTATCCTTGGGTGGGGAGATTGTGTGGACCTGCCTCAAGTACATTCCTCACAG GTTGGCAGGAGTGGCTCTGGTTGCACCAGTGGTGAATTATTGGTGGAAAGGTATTCCTTCGAACCTCACTGCAGAAGCATATAAGCAGCTTCTTCCTCAGGACCAATGGGGGCTTCGTGTAGCTCACTATGCACCGTGGCTTAACTACTGGTGGAACACCCAAAAGCTGTTTCCTGGTGTGAGTCTTATCAGTCTCAGCCCCAAAATTTTCTCTCGTCAAGATGCAGAACTAATGCCAAGGTTGCTCTCTTTACGACAGGAGTATGTG GCTCAGGTAAGGCAGCAGGGTGACTTCGAGTCTGTTCACCGTGATCTGGCATTCGcctttgggaagtgggaattTGACCCAACGGAGGTGAGAAACCCCTTTCCAGAAGGCGAAGGCTCAGTTCACCTGTGGCAGGGTGATGAGGATCGCATCGTCCCTGCCATACTGCAGCGTGAGATCGTCCACCGGCTGCCATGGATTCACTACCACGAGCTACGTGGCGCAGGCCACATGTTTCTATTAGCTGATGGAATAGCTGATGCAGTCATACAAGCACTTGTTTCTTAA
- the LOC125216202 gene encoding protein ABSCISIC ACID-INSENSITIVE 5, which yields MVTTDSEIEMDSPMESDQQQQPKNQPLGRQSSIYSLTLDEFQHTLSENGKNFGSMNMDEFLNSIWTAEENQAHAHAHAHGQGHAMNGAGAIPGQHFQLQESNGEGIAKQHSLPRQGSLSIPEPLCRKTVDEVWSEIHGSQHHGNGGQGHIPNPGTTTHKQATFGEMTLEDFLIRAGVVREHNFTMAPPQQQQPPFGMYQNTNHPAMGPGFAQRPVMAVGVAASGINSVSGYQPLQSGVGDTTGYGGGMKRGGGYAPQAPPPPVGSYGGRVGNGSGGGFGGLGMGSPVSPLSDGMGANQVDGIEGMRGGRKRTLDGPVEKVVERRQRRMIKNRESAARSRARKQAYTVELEAELNQLKEENLHLKQALAELERKRKQQYYEEEARQAQMQSKSYKANEKLRAMRRCLSCSY from the exons ATGGTAACAACAGATTCCGAGATAGAAATGGATTCACCGATGGAATCAGATCAGCAGCAACAGCCTAAGAATCAGCCGTTGGGGCGGCAGTCGTCGATATACTCCCTCACGCTCGACGAGTTCCAACACACTCTCTCTGAGAATGGCAAGAATTTTGGATCCATGAACATGGATGAGTTCCTCAACAGCATATGGACCGCCGAGGAAAATCAAGCTCATGCTCATGCGCATGCGCACGGCCAAGGACACGCCATGAATGGCGCTGGCGCCATCCCGGGCCAGCATTTTCAGCTGCAAGAAAGCAATGGGGAGGGAATAGCCAAGCAGCATAGCTTGCCTAGGCAGGGGTCACTCAGCATTCCCGAGCCTCTGTGCAGGAAGACGGTAGACGAGGTGTGGTCGGAGATTCACGGGAGTCAGCATCACGGGAATGGCGGCCAAGGCCATATTCCGAATCCCGGGACTACTACTCACAAACAGGCTACTTTTGGAGAGATGACACTCGAAGACTTCTTGATACGGGCCGGGGTTGTGAGGGAACATAATTTCACGATGGCGCCACCTCAGCAACAGCAGCCGCCCTTCGGAATGTACCAGAACACTAACCATCCCGCGATGGGGCCGGGATTCGCCCAAAGGCCGGTGATGGCTGTTGGAGTTGCTGCTTCCGGGATCAACTCTGTTTCGGGTTATCAGCCACTACAGAGTGGTGTGGGAGACACGACCGGCTATGGAGGCGGGATGAAAAGGGGCGGTGGATATGCGCCACAAGCCCCTCCTCCTCCGGTGGGGAGCTACGGAGGGAGAGTGGGGAACGGAAGCGGAGGGGGGTTCGGGGGGTTGGGAATGGGGTCACCGGTCAGCCCTTTGTCGGATGGAATGGGAGCGAACCAAGTTGATGGAATCGAGGGGATGAGAGGAGGGCGGAAGCGGACGTTAGATGGGCCGGTGGAGAAGGTCGTGGAGAGGCGGCAACGGAGAATGATCAAGAACAGGGAGTCTGCTGCAAGATCCAGAGCAAGGAAGCAG GCTTACACGGTCGAGCTCGAGGCCGAACTGAACCAACTCAAAGAAGAGAATCTACACCTCAAGCAAGCTCTG GCTGagttagagagaaagagaaaacagCAG TACTATGAGGAAGAGGCAAGACAAGCACAAATGCAGTCAAAATCATACAAAGCTAATGAGAAATTGAGAGCAATGAGAAGGTGCTTGAGCTGTTCTTATTGA
- the LOC125216203 gene encoding uncharacterized protein LOC125216203 encodes MQIPYLCSDQAKHLVFLLIRFPQAIKINQVGVFYFHQWLPALPSSPYFKPPDARRQVGVLAVLGRVGFSGATQSCGCLEVQMSCCEIRNEFPRSNSRGRAVQAQEEKRISRFL; translated from the exons atgCAGATCCCCTATCTATGTTCGGATCAAGCAAAGCATTTGGTGTTTCTTCTAATTAGGTTTCCCCAAGCTATAAAG ATAAACCAAGTTGgagttttctattttcatcaaTGGCTGCCTGCACTTCCCAGCTCCCCTTATTTCAAACCTCCTGATGCTCGGAGGCAGGTCGGGGTATTGGCTGTTCTAGGCCGGGTTGGGTTTTCGGGTGCAACTCAAAGTTGTGGATGCTTAGAG GTTCAGATGTCCTGTTGTGAAATTCGGAACGAATTCCCGAGATCAAATTCTAGAGGAAGAGCTGTTCAAGCGCAAGAAGAGAAAAG GATTTCGCGGTTTCTCTGA
- the LOC125212948 gene encoding protein BIC1-like, with translation MEKNQVIAAKEGGSESKLGHEKRREVIAAESGRERLKRHRGEVAGRVRVPETWGKEDFLKDWVDSTVFDAAVRSGGITTARAALMEEGRRAAAGGGYRIQQKSC, from the coding sequence ATGGAGAAGAATCAGGTAATTGCGGCGAAGGAAGGTGGATCGGAATCGAAATTAGGGCACGAGAAGCGGAGAGAGGTGATTGCGGCGGAGAGCGGGCGGGAGAGGCTGAAGAGGCACCGGGGGGAGGTGGCGGGGAGGGTGCGGGTGCCGGAGACGTGGGGGAAGGAGGATTTCCTCAAGGACTGGGTCGATTCCACGGTGTTCGATGCTGCGGTGAGGAGCGGCGGGATTACGACGGCGAGGGCGGCGCTGATGGAGGAAGGGAGGAGAGCTGCCGCCGGCGGCGGATACAGGATACAGCAGAAGAGCTGTTGA
- the LOC125210297 gene encoding iron-sulfur assembly protein IscA-like 2, mitochondrial, with protein MATSSSSVIRRLVPYFSAQIRRNSRLLSYSSALRESELSSSESSPPSTDAVHLTDNCIKRMKELQVEDPSKKLLRLSIEAGGCSGFQYNFSLDDKTNNDDRIFEQDGVKLVVDNISFDFVKGATVDYVEELIRSAFQVSTNPSAVGGCSCKSSFMVK; from the exons ATGGCAACTTCGTCCAGTTCAGTAATCCGGCGCCTTGTGCCCTACTTTTCTGCCCAAATCCGTCGGAATTCCAGGCTTCTCAGTTACTCCTCCGCCCTCCGCGAATCAGAGCTTTCTTCATCAGAATCTTCACCCCCCTCGACTGACGCCGTTCATTTGACCGACAACTGTATTAAG AGAATGAAAGAGTTGCAAGTTGAAGACCCCAGTAAGAAGTTGTTGCGCTTGAGCATAGAAGCTGGTGGTTGCTCTGGGTTTCAATATAACTTTTCACTTGATGATAAGACCAATAATGATGACAG GATCTTTGAGCAGGATGGAGTTAAATTGGTGGTTGATAATATATCATTTGACTTTGTGAAAGGTGCAACTGTTGATTATGTTGAAGAGCTTATACGTTCGGCTTTTCAG GTGTCCACAAATCCAAGTGCAGTGGGTGGCTGTAGCTGCAAAAGCTCCTTCATGGTGAAGTAG
- the LOC125212514 gene encoding myb-related protein 2-like isoform X1 — MLANCHIKDNTMYHRRHHQEKNVHPSSRMSIPSERCMFLQGVTATGDSGLVLSSDAKPRLKWTLDLHERFTEAVNQLGGAEKATPKSVLKLMGIPGLTLYHLKSHLQKYRLSKNLHQQANNGSNKASKADRVPEVNAPHVSNQNISNQATSNLQLGEAIQMQIEVQQRLHEQLEVQRRLQMRIEAQGKYLQSVLEKAQESLGRQNAGTLGLEAAKVQLSELVSQVSNQCLNSTFSRINDLSDLCLQQQAQATQPKDCSGESCLTSCDGTIRDHELYDSRLGLKPMNFRAPIEEEMIDDKDSGPRKMGLRWHESLKDCGKYLSTANDNVENTCATEANPGSLSMSIGLQSGERLNGAGAEAEAKCLDENKQKSSSESKLPFFPTKLDLNTNYEKDAASSYKQLDLNGFGWN; from the exons ATGCTTGCGAATTGTCATATCAAAGATAATACAATGTATCACCGTCGCCACCACCAAGAAAAGAATGTTCATCCTTCCTCGAGGATGTCCATTCCATCGGAAAGATGCATGTTCCTTCAAGGTGTGACTGCCACAGGAGATTCTGGTCTTGTACTTTCAAGTGATGCTAAGCCAAGACTGAAATGGACTCTAGACCTCCACGAACGGTTCACCGAAGCAGTGAACCAATTGGGAGGGGCAGAAA AAGCTACACCAAAATCAGTTTTGAAACTTATGGGCATTCCGGGATTGACCTTATATCACTTGAAGAGTCACCTTCAG AAGTACAGATTGAGTAAGAACCTCCACCAGCAAGCTAATAATGGGAGCAATAAAGCTT CCAAAGCAGACAGAGTGCCTGAAGTAAATGCACCTCATGTGTCTaaccaaaatatttcaaacCAAGCAACAAG TAACTTACAATTGGGTGAAGCAATACAAATGCAAATTGAAGTGCAACAAAGACTACACGAACAGCTGGAG GTACAACGTCGTTTGCAGATGCGAATAGAAGCTCAAGGAAAATACTTGCAATCTGTACTAGAAAAAGCACAAGAATCCCTTGGAAGACAGAACGCGGGAACACTTGGTCTAGAGGCAGCCAAGGTCCAATTATCCGAGTTGGTCTCCCAAGTATCGAACCAATGCCTGAACTCCACATTTTCAAGAATAAACGACCTCTCAGATTTGTGCCTGCAGCAGCAAGCACAAGCAACTCAGCCAAAAGATTGTTCGGGCGAGAGCTGCTTGACCTCATGCGACGGAACCATAAGGGACCATGAGCTGTACGATAGCCGTTTGGGCTTAAAACCAATGAACTTCAGAGCACCTATAGAGGAGGAGATGATCGACGACAAAGATAGCGGTCCACGCAAGATGGGGCTTAGATGGCATGAGAGCCTGAAAGACTGTGGTAAGTATCTCTCAACAGCAAATGACAATGTGGAGAACACATGTGCTACAGAAGCGAATCCAGGTAGTTTATCGATGAGCATTGGCCTTCAAAGTGGTGAAAGGCTCAATGGAGCAGGAGCAGAAGCAGAGGCCAAATGTTTAGACGAGAATAAGCAGAAGTCCTCCTCAGAATCAAAACTACCATTCTTCCCAACAAAATTGGACCTCAACACTAACTATGAAAAGGATGCTGCTTCAAGCTACAAGCAGCTTGATTTAAATGGCTTTGGCTGGAATTGA
- the LOC125212514 gene encoding myb-related protein 2-like isoform X2 → MYHRRHHQEKNVHPSSRMSIPSERCMFLQGVTATGDSGLVLSSDAKPRLKWTLDLHERFTEAVNQLGGAEKATPKSVLKLMGIPGLTLYHLKSHLQKYRLSKNLHQQANNGSNKASKADRVPEVNAPHVSNQNISNQATSNLQLGEAIQMQIEVQQRLHEQLEVQRRLQMRIEAQGKYLQSVLEKAQESLGRQNAGTLGLEAAKVQLSELVSQVSNQCLNSTFSRINDLSDLCLQQQAQATQPKDCSGESCLTSCDGTIRDHELYDSRLGLKPMNFRAPIEEEMIDDKDSGPRKMGLRWHESLKDCGKYLSTANDNVENTCATEANPGSLSMSIGLQSGERLNGAGAEAEAKCLDENKQKSSSESKLPFFPTKLDLNTNYEKDAASSYKQLDLNGFGWN, encoded by the exons ATGTATCACCGTCGCCACCACCAAGAAAAGAATGTTCATCCTTCCTCGAGGATGTCCATTCCATCGGAAAGATGCATGTTCCTTCAAGGTGTGACTGCCACAGGAGATTCTGGTCTTGTACTTTCAAGTGATGCTAAGCCAAGACTGAAATGGACTCTAGACCTCCACGAACGGTTCACCGAAGCAGTGAACCAATTGGGAGGGGCAGAAA AAGCTACACCAAAATCAGTTTTGAAACTTATGGGCATTCCGGGATTGACCTTATATCACTTGAAGAGTCACCTTCAG AAGTACAGATTGAGTAAGAACCTCCACCAGCAAGCTAATAATGGGAGCAATAAAGCTT CCAAAGCAGACAGAGTGCCTGAAGTAAATGCACCTCATGTGTCTaaccaaaatatttcaaacCAAGCAACAAG TAACTTACAATTGGGTGAAGCAATACAAATGCAAATTGAAGTGCAACAAAGACTACACGAACAGCTGGAG GTACAACGTCGTTTGCAGATGCGAATAGAAGCTCAAGGAAAATACTTGCAATCTGTACTAGAAAAAGCACAAGAATCCCTTGGAAGACAGAACGCGGGAACACTTGGTCTAGAGGCAGCCAAGGTCCAATTATCCGAGTTGGTCTCCCAAGTATCGAACCAATGCCTGAACTCCACATTTTCAAGAATAAACGACCTCTCAGATTTGTGCCTGCAGCAGCAAGCACAAGCAACTCAGCCAAAAGATTGTTCGGGCGAGAGCTGCTTGACCTCATGCGACGGAACCATAAGGGACCATGAGCTGTACGATAGCCGTTTGGGCTTAAAACCAATGAACTTCAGAGCACCTATAGAGGAGGAGATGATCGACGACAAAGATAGCGGTCCACGCAAGATGGGGCTTAGATGGCATGAGAGCCTGAAAGACTGTGGTAAGTATCTCTCAACAGCAAATGACAATGTGGAGAACACATGTGCTACAGAAGCGAATCCAGGTAGTTTATCGATGAGCATTGGCCTTCAAAGTGGTGAAAGGCTCAATGGAGCAGGAGCAGAAGCAGAGGCCAAATGTTTAGACGAGAATAAGCAGAAGTCCTCCTCAGAATCAAAACTACCATTCTTCCCAACAAAATTGGACCTCAACACTAACTATGAAAAGGATGCTGCTTCAAGCTACAAGCAGCTTGATTTAAATGGCTTTGGCTGGAATTGA